In Bradyrhizobium sp. 195, the sequence GCGCGACCGCGGTGTTCCGCAGCAACCCGTTCGAGCGGCGGTTTCGCGACATGCATGCGATCGCCCAGCAGATCCAGGCGCGCGATACGCATTATGAGGATGTGGGGAAGGCGATTTTGGCGGGGGGTTGATCGCTTCCACGCTGACGGTGCGCTCCCTCCCCCGCTTGCGGGGGAGGGTTGGGGAGAGGGTGTCTCCGCAACGGGACAATCCCCTAGAGGAGAAAGCCCTCACCCGCGCCTTCGGCGCGACCTCTCCCGCAAGCGGGAGAGGTTATCGTAGAGAGCCGCGCTTCCCTTACATTAGGGAGATACTTGCGAAACGCGAAGAAGTGGCTCCGAAGGAGCGATGCTCACGCCACCAGTGCCGCATCCTCGCCGTCAATCCCGCGCTGGGCAGCGAGCAGGCTGATGATCTCGGCATTCGGCCGGGCCTTGCTGAACAGAAAGCCCTGGCCTTCGTCGCAGCCCTCGGTGCGGAGGCAGCTGAGTTCGGCTTCGGTCTCCACGCCTTCGGCGGTGATGGTGACGCCCAGGCCTTTGCCGAGGCTGACGATGGAGCGGATGATCGCCTGGGCCTCACGGTTGGCGCCGAGATCGCGCACGAAGGACTGGTCGATCTTGATCTTGTCGAAGGGGAAGCTGCGCAAATAGCTGAGGCTGGAATAGCCGGTGCCGAAGTCGTCCATCGAGATGCGCACGCCCAGCGCGCGCAGCGCATGCAGGCTCGCCAGCACCTGCGCGCTCTTTTCCAAAAGCAGCGTCTCGGTGATCTCGAGCTCGAGCCGCCGCGGCGACAGGCCGGAATGCTTCAAGGCGTCGGTGACGATCGAGAGCAGATTGCCGCTGCGGAACTGCAACGGCGACAGGTTGACGGCGACGCGGACGTCGTCCGGCCAGGCTGCGGCATCCAGGCAGGCCCGGCGCAGCATCAAGCCGCCGAGCGGATTGATCAGGCCGGTGTCCTCAGCGACCGGAATGAACTCGGCCGGCGAGACCATGCCGCGCTCGGCATGCGGCCAGCGCACCAGCGCCTCGAACCCGGTGATGCGGCCGCTCTGGAGGTCGATCAGCGGCTGGTAATAGGGGCGCAGCACGTCGTTCTGGATGGCGTCGCGCAGCTCGACCTCGATCTTGCGGCGGCTCTGCGCTTTTGCATCCAGCGCGGCCTCGAAGAAGGCGAAGCTGCCGCGCGCGTCGAGCTTGGCCCGTGACAGCGCCATGTCGGCGCTCTTGAGCAACTTTTCGGATTCATCGCCGTCGCCAGGCGCCATCGCGATGCCGATGGAGGCGCCGATCACCACGGAATGGCCGTCGAGCAGATAGGGATCGGCGATGGCTTCCAGGAGACGCTTGGCCAGCATCACCGCGTCTTCGGGCCGCGCCAGACCGCTTTGCACGATCGCGAACTCGTCGGAATTGAGCCGCGCCAGCGCATCTTCCTCGCGCAAGGTGGAGCGCAGCCGCTTGGCGACGCCGCGGAGCAGTGTGTCGCCGACCGCGTGTCCCAGCGTGTCGTTGACCGACTTGAAACTGTCGAGCCCGAGGATGAGCAGCGCGACCTTGTCGGTGCTGCGCCGCGTGTGCAGCAGCATCTCGTCCACCTGCTGGCGCAGCAGATTGCGGTTGGGCAGGCCGGTCAGCCCGTCATGTTGGGCCATGAAGGCAAGCCGCGCCTCCGCGCGCTTGCGCTCGGTGATGTCCATCAGCGCGAGCAGCACCGCCGGCCGCTCGGCATAGGTCAGTTCGCGCGAATAGATCGCAAGGTCGATCAGCGCTCCGTCGGCCTTGACGTGCTTCCAGGTACGGCCTGCCTGCTCCTCGCCGGTGGGATCGGCGGTCCAGGGCGGCTCGCTGTCAAAAGCCTGCAAGGAGCGGATCTTCAGGCGCTCGAACTCGGCGCGGCTGTAGCCGTAATGCGCAACCGCGGCGTCGTTGACGCCGAGGATGCGCTCGTCGTCCAGCGCGCACACGATCATGGGAACGGGATTGCCGTCGAACAGCAGGCGGAACGAGGCCTCGCGCTGCTTCAATTCGGTGATGTCGACGCGCAGGCCGACGACGCCGCCGTCGTCGGTCAAGCGCTCCTCGATCAGGATGACGCGGCCGTCCGACAGCTGCTGCTCGTGGCGCGCGGCGGGTTGATAGAGCTTTTGCAGCCGCTCGGCGATCCACTCCTCTTCGTGGCCGATGGCTTCGGGATAATCACCGCGTGCGACGCCGATGCGCAGCGTGTCTTCGAGACGTGCGCCTTCTTCGAACAGATCGGCGGTCTTGCGGTAGATCTCGGCGTACTTCTTGTTCCAAAGCACGTAGCGGCCGTCGGCATCGAGAAACACGATGCCCTGCGGCAGGATGTCGATGGCCTGGCGCAGGCGCTCATGGGATTTGCGCGCTTCCGCGATCGCGGCTTCCGCCTCGGCGCGGCTGCGCAGGACTTCGTCGCGGTCCGAACGGGTTCGCGACGCGCGCGCCAAGCGCGGCTTGCGTGGCAATCGGCCGGCGCGGGCACGCGCGCTTCCGTTTCGTTTCCTTGTTTTTCGAGAGCCCAAACCCAACTTCACTCGTCCCAATCGCGCCCAGTGGGCGCAAGTTTTGGGGCAAGTGTCTGAAAGAAAGGTAATCTTGGGTGACCGCGCCCGCCGGGGCCGCCCCTTGCGAATACCGAGAGCCCGGCTCTCGTGCCTGTTCGCGCGGCGCAAGCGGGCCGGATGGCGCGCCAGACCCGGTGGCCTCGTCGCAATCGGGGAGAGAGATGGCGCAAAAACATGCCCTCTCCATGAATCAATTCCGCCCGCGCGTCCGATTGCACACGGGATCGAAACGGGCATCGTTCCGCGCACGAATTTTAGTCAATGCAGGATACGGTTATCGCACTGTTAAGGATCGGGCTGGCTCGCGACAAGACGACGACTTTCGGACGACTCATTGGACATGAGGATCGTCATCCCGGGCGCAGCTTTACGCTGAGGCAACGGCTGTCAAGACGCCGTGAGATTGCGGCTGGGCGAAAGCCTCATTCTTAACCCCGACGCGGCGTTGGGTTATAAGGGCTGCGCATGAGTCCCCGCCACATCGCCCCTCTCCTGCTTGTCATGACGCTCCTGGCCGCCGGCGGCGCGCTGGCCCAGGACAAGGGCAGCGTCACGCCGAAGCCGCTGCCGCCGCTCGCCAATCCCAACGACCCGGAGCTCGCCGCCAAGGAGCTGTTCGCGCGAAAGCTGCTGCCGTCGAAGGGGTCGGCCCATGTCATCGGCTCCTACACCAAGGGCTGCATCGGCGGCGCGGATCAGATGCCGGTCAACGGCGACCATTGGCAGGTGATGCGGCTGTCGCGCAATCGCAGCTACGGTCACCCCGAGATGATCGCGCTGATCAAGCGGCTCGCGGCCAGGGCGCACAAGAACGCGGGATGGCCGGGCATCCTGGTCGGCGATATTGCCCAGCCGCGGGGCGGCCCGGCGCTGTCAGGCCATGCCAGCCATCAGATCGGCCTCGATGCCGACATCTGGCTGACGCCGATGCCAGACCGCCGCCTCTCGCGCGAGGAGCGCGAGGACATGTCGGCGGTGATGATGGTGCGCCCCGACCGGCTCGACATCGATCCAAAAGTGTTCACATCAGGCCATGTGCTGGTGCTGCGCGATGCGGCGCGGGAGCCGGCGGTGCAGCGCATCTTCGTCAATGCCGCGATCAAGAAGGCGCTGTGCCGCGAGGCCAAGGGCGACCGCGCGTGGCTGTCGAAGATCCGCCCATGGTGGGGCCACGACTACCACTTCCACATCCGCATGCATTGCCCGGCTGGCGCCGGGGAATGCGAGGGTCAGCCGTCGCAATCCGAGGACGAAGGCTGCAAGCCCGCCGACCTCTCCTATTGGTTCTCCGACGCGGTACTGCACCCCAAGCCGCCGCCGGAGCCGCCAAAACCGAAGCCGCCGATGACGCTGGCGCAGATGCCGGCGGCCTGCAAGGCGGTGCTGCATGCGGCGGATGCGAAGCCGTAGCGTGTTGTTGGCACACTGTCGCCACCCCACCGCCGTCGTCCCCGCGAAGGCGGGAATCCATAACCACGGGAAGAAATCGTTGTGCGAGCAGGCCACTCCGAATCCCCGTAACCACGCCCGCCTGGGGCTATGGGTCCCGGATCGGCGCTCCGCTCAGGACAACGCTACGCGTTGCCCAGAGCTTCGCTTGTCCGGGACGACGACCCAGGTTTGACCTCGCGGCCCGGCCTGCTATCTTCGCCGGCAGCGATATCCCTGCCGGCCGTAAGCCGCAGCCGGGCCCGTGGAACAGCGCTTCCGCCCGTCGCAACCTGACCCACCAACGCTAGAGCTGCGCGTGCATCCTGGACGCGCGACCTCGCAGGGAGCGCTCTCCATGAATCGTATTGCCGAACTTGTCACCGCCTTCGTCGTCCTCGCAAGCGCGAGCCTTTCGCCTGCTGCTGCCGAGGACAAGACCATCACTGTGTTTGCCGCGGCGTCGATGAAGAACGCGCTCGACGAGGTCGACGCTGCCTACACCGCCAAGACCGGCGTCAAGTTCTCGGTCAGCTATGCCGCCAGCTCGGTGCTGGCGAGGCAGATCGAGCAGGGCGCGCCGGCCGACGTGTTCGTCTCGGCCGACACCGACTGGATGGACTACGCGACAGCCAGGAAGACCATCAACGAGTCTTCCCGAGTCAATCTGCTCGGCAACAGCATCGTGCTGATCGCGCCGAAGGATTCCAAAGTCGACGACGTCACCATCGCGCAAGGTTTTGACCTCGCCAAGCTTGCCGGCGACGGCAGGATCGCGACCGGGGACGTCAAGTCGGTGCCGGTGGGCAAGTATGCCAAGGCGGCACTCGAAAAGCTCGGGGCATGGCAGGCCACCGAGCCGAAATTCGCCATGGCCGAGAGCGTACGCGCGGCGCTGACGCTGGTGGCGCGCGGCGAGGCCAATCTCGGCATCGTCTATGCCACCGACGCCAAGGTCGAGCCCGGCGTCAAGATCGTCGGCACCTTCCCGGCGGATTCGCATCCCGCGATCATCTATCCCGTCGCCGCGACCACGACCGCGAAAGGCGAGGCCAAGGATTATCTCGCCTTCCTGCGCTCCTCGGCCGCCAAGACCATCTTGGAAAAATACGGCTTCAGGTTCCTGATCAGCCCCACGACGTGATATCTCCGGCTTGATGTCCGAGATTTCTCCCGCCGAATGGACCGCGATCCTGCTCTCGCTCAGGGTCGCGATCATCGCAACGCTGGTGGCGACGCCATTCGGCATCGCGCTCGCGTGGCTGCTGGCGCGGCGTGATTTCTGGGGCAAGTCGGTGCTCGATGCCGTCGTGCATCTGCCGCTGGTGCTGCCGCCTGTCGTCACCGGCTATCTGCTGTTGTTGACGTTCGGCCGGCGCGGCCTCGTCGGCGGCTTCCTCGCCGACACGCTCGGCATCGTCTTCGCCTTCCGCTGGACCGGCGCGGCGCTTGCCTGCGGCTTGATGTCGTTCCCGCTGCTGGTGCGGCCGATGCGGCTGTCGATCGAGGCGATCGACCGCCGGCTCGAGCAGGCCGCCGAGACGCTCGGCGCCGCCCCCTGGAAAGTGTTCTTCACGGTGACGCTGCCGCTGGCGCTACCCGGTGTGCTCGCCGGCATGGTGCTCGGCTTTGCCAAGGCGATCGGCGAGTTCGGCGCCACCATCACCTTCGTCTCCAACATTCCCGGCGAGACCCAGACGATTTCGTCCGCGATCTACTCGCTGATCCAGACACCGGACGGCGACGCAGCCGCGGGCCGGCTCGTGATCGTCTCGATCGTGCTCGCGCTGGGCGCGCTGATCGCGGCCGAATGGTTCGCCCGCCGCGCCACCGCGCGATTGCACGGGAACTGATCATGCTGCGGGTCGACATCGAAAAACAGCTCGGCGAGTTCTCGCTGTCCGCGACCTTCATCGGCGAAGGCCGCGTCATCGGCCTGTTTGGCGCCTCCGGCGCCGGCAAGACGTCGCTGGTCAACATGATCGCAGGGCTGCTGCGGCCCGACCGCGGCAGCATCGTGATCGACGGCGAAACCGTCGACGACACCGCGGCCGGCGTCCACGTCCCGACCTGGCGCCGCCGCATCGGTTATGTCTTTCAGGACGCGCGGCTGTTTCCGCATCTCAACGTCGCGCAGAATCTCGACTACGGCCGGCAGATGAACCGCCTGGCGCCCGATCCTGCCCAGCACAAGCGCGTCATCGACCTGCTCGATCTCGGC encodes:
- the modB gene encoding molybdate ABC transporter permease subunit, translated to MSEISPAEWTAILLSLRVAIIATLVATPFGIALAWLLARRDFWGKSVLDAVVHLPLVLPPVVTGYLLLLTFGRRGLVGGFLADTLGIVFAFRWTGAALACGLMSFPLLVRPMRLSIEAIDRRLEQAAETLGAAPWKVFFTVTLPLALPGVLAGMVLGFAKAIGEFGATITFVSNIPGETQTISSAIYSLIQTPDGDAAAGRLVIVSIVLALGALIAAEWFARRATARLHGN
- the modA gene encoding molybdate ABC transporter substrate-binding protein, which codes for MNRIAELVTAFVVLASASLSPAAAEDKTITVFAAASMKNALDEVDAAYTAKTGVKFSVSYAASSVLARQIEQGAPADVFVSADTDWMDYATARKTINESSRVNLLGNSIVLIAPKDSKVDDVTIAQGFDLAKLAGDGRIATGDVKSVPVGKYAKAALEKLGAWQATEPKFAMAESVRAALTLVARGEANLGIVYATDAKVEPGVKIVGTFPADSHPAIIYPVAATTTAKGEAKDYLAFLRSSAAKTILEKYGFRFLISPTT
- the mepA gene encoding penicillin-insensitive murein endopeptidase, whose product is MSPRHIAPLLLVMTLLAAGGALAQDKGSVTPKPLPPLANPNDPELAAKELFARKLLPSKGSAHVIGSYTKGCIGGADQMPVNGDHWQVMRLSRNRSYGHPEMIALIKRLAARAHKNAGWPGILVGDIAQPRGGPALSGHASHQIGLDADIWLTPMPDRRLSREEREDMSAVMMVRPDRLDIDPKVFTSGHVLVLRDAAREPAVQRIFVNAAIKKALCREAKGDRAWLSKIRPWWGHDYHFHIRMHCPAGAGECEGQPSQSEDEGCKPADLSYWFSDAVLHPKPPPEPPKPKPPMTLAQMPAACKAVLHAADAKP
- a CDS encoding putative bifunctional diguanylate cyclase/phosphodiesterase; translated protein: MARASRTRSDRDEVLRSRAEAEAAIAEARKSHERLRQAIDILPQGIVFLDADGRYVLWNKKYAEIYRKTADLFEEGARLEDTLRIGVARGDYPEAIGHEEEWIAERLQKLYQPAARHEQQLSDGRVILIEERLTDDGGVVGLRVDITELKQREASFRLLFDGNPVPMIVCALDDERILGVNDAAVAHYGYSRAEFERLKIRSLQAFDSEPPWTADPTGEEQAGRTWKHVKADGALIDLAIYSRELTYAERPAVLLALMDITERKRAEARLAFMAQHDGLTGLPNRNLLRQQVDEMLLHTRRSTDKVALLILGLDSFKSVNDTLGHAVGDTLLRGVAKRLRSTLREEDALARLNSDEFAIVQSGLARPEDAVMLAKRLLEAIADPYLLDGHSVVIGASIGIAMAPGDGDESEKLLKSADMALSRAKLDARGSFAFFEAALDAKAQSRRKIEVELRDAIQNDVLRPYYQPLIDLQSGRITGFEALVRWPHAERGMVSPAEFIPVAEDTGLINPLGGLMLRRACLDAAAWPDDVRVAVNLSPLQFRSGNLLSIVTDALKHSGLSPRRLELEITETLLLEKSAQVLASLHALRALGVRISMDDFGTGYSSLSYLRSFPFDKIKIDQSFVRDLGANREAQAIIRSIVSLGKGLGVTITAEGVETEAELSCLRTEGCDEGQGFLFSKARPNAEIISLLAAQRGIDGEDAALVA
- the modC gene encoding molybdenum ABC transporter ATP-binding protein; translation: MLRVDIEKQLGEFSLSATFIGEGRVIGLFGASGAGKTSLVNMIAGLLRPDRGSIVIDGETVDDTAAGVHVPTWRRRIGYVFQDARLFPHLNVAQNLDYGRQMNRLAPDPAQHKRVIDLLDLGALQGRRPGKLSGGERQRVALGRALLSKPRLLLLDEPLGALDEGRKLEILPYLARLRDEANVPMVYVSHDAAELRQLATQIVMLKQGRVTSFGGVKVLA